The sequence below is a genomic window from Lolium perenne isolate Kyuss_39 chromosome 7, Kyuss_2.0, whole genome shotgun sequence.
TAGCTTCGTATACAGAAAAGTCAGGGAAGCGGGCACATATGTAGGCAACGAGGCCGCAGAGGGAGAGGAACTCGACGCGGGCGAGGCTCTTGGTGCAGATCATCGCAACCTCAAAGTGTTGCTCTGGAGGAAACATGGTGTCATACCAAATGGTGTTGAGGATGATGTTGGTGACAGGGTCACTGCAGGGACCGTAGCAGTGGCCGGCCTTGAGGAGCCCGCGGTGGTGGCGCGAGCGCAGTTCATGCTCCGGTATGCGGGAAATGGCCTCGAGGTATAGCAGGTGGATCTTATCGAGAAGCGCCATCTTGAGGGAGATCTGTAGCCCAACCGGGAAATTTTCCAATTTCCTTTGCTGCAGCCTTGTAACGGCCTTGGTTTTCCTGTGTTGCAGCCTTGCAATGGCCTGCTGCATAGGAGTAGTCTCTTGCATTGTCATATCCGTGGTGGAGGAGGTGAGTAAGACAGAGAATCTCTCCATGGTGGAATCGCTGATGAAGCAGCTCCGTGTATCGAGGAGGAGGTTGGAAACCTCGTCGAAACGTGAAGCCAGCAAGAAAGACCGAGACACCAGTGCGTCGACCGCGGGATGCAAGGCGGAGATGGCAGCACATCGCAGGGCTATCCTCGCAGTAGGGTCGTCGTGGATGGTGCGCGCGTCGCGGCGAACTTCCTGGATGAGATGCACGGCGACGAGGAGGTCGGCGGCGGACAGGACGAGGTAGCGCAGGGCGTCCCAGGTGGTGAGGTAGCGGAAGTAGGAGGTGAGGAAGGCAACGAGGCCGCGGAGCGATCGGGCGGCGACGCTGCTGGTCAGGAGCATGGCGTTGGTTCTGTCGGAGGGGCGGGGTATGAGGTGGACGTCTTTGCTCGACTCCGAGATGATCTTGGAGATGGCCGCGCGCCTCGACTCGCTTTTCTCCCCGTTCTTGCAGATGCCGGCCCGTGATCTCTTCTTATTCTCCCTCCCCTTGCCTAGCTCGTGGAAGACCGTGTTGGCTAGGTGGTGGGAAACTGTGTTGGCGATGATGTTGGAGACGGGGTCGAGGAAACCGAAGCAGAAGCCGGCGTCGAGGAGGCTCGGGATCAGCTCcggcgggagtcgatcgagcgccTTCTTGTAGTAACCGTGGATGTGATCCAGCGCCGCGGACTGGTTGGCTGTGGAGCCGTTCCAGTCGACACCACGGGTCATCACGCTACGGTGAACGATCATGGCATCGCTCTCCATCTCGTGCCGACGGTGGGGAAAGGCATCGGCGGCGCGTTTGAGACTGGGAAGAAGAAAAGACAAGTCGCGTAGCGTTTAATGTCGTGATGGGTACGCTGTCTGTCGCGTTAACAAACTGGGCCAGGCCCAAAATCGTACTGAGTATGTCGGTTCACACGGGGGGAGACAAGATGGTCTCCATCTCCATCCGAGCATAGTTCTGAATCGGTTCGTTGAGCAAATCACACTCCTTTTGGGTGATCCTAAGATTGATAATACTAGCAATGGATGGCACGGCGGCAAGCCGTGCCGACCATGTAATatgatggttgtgatatttttaagaACATATTTAGATTGATGGAAGTAATTAATATTTTCTTGTTTGAACAGTAGGTTTAGGATGGTTGGCAATGAAGTTGTAGATAACATACACTGAAATTAGGTGTATACAATTTTAATCTTGAAGATCAAGCAAATAAGTGGGCATGGTAATAATAACCGGTGTCCTTCTATTTATACCGGTGGGAGGCATGTTTTTGTGTTGAGATTGAACGGTATATAAAATTTTACCCACATTAACTAAGGCATACAAATAAGTCGTAATTAATTTGGTCATAGGATACACTGATAGTGGGAGGGCATACAGAAAAACGGTGAACAGACACACAACAACAACAGGTTTGCTAGTTTTGGCAAATCACAGTAAACAAAATTGTAACTCCATTACAATACTTGTTCCAATGAATATGGTAGTAACCTTTCGAACTCTCTCATGATTTCTTAAAAAAACATATTCATTATCGCCAATACACCCAAAAAAAATCT
It includes:
- the LOC127318013 gene encoding uncharacterized protein, whose product is MESDAMIVHRSVMTRGVDWNGSTANQSAALDHIHGYYKKALDRLPPELIPSLLDAGFCFGFLDPVSNIIANTVSHHLANTVFHELGKGRENKKRSRAGICKNGEKSESRRAAISKIISESSKDVHLIPRPSDRTNAMLLTSSVAARSLRGLVAFLTSYFRYLTTWDALRYLVLSAADLLVAVHLIQEVRRDARTIHDDPTARIALRCAAISALHPAVDALVSRSFLLASRFDEVSNLLLDTRSCFISDSTMERFSVLLTSSTTDMTMQETTPMQQAIARLQHRKTKAVTRLQQRKLENFPVGLQISLKMALLDKIHLLYLEAISRIPEHELRSRHHRGLLKAGHCYGPCSDPVTNIILNTIWYDTMFPPEQHFEVAMICTKSLARVEFLSLCGLVAYICARFPDFSVYEAMRRLVICNARLDSVVEMAKAEGHYEGDMPFSERDAYDTVSRAAHHPSPAAFVQFATTVMPQVGGTLWPTAEVKRVLFSGDVLAISETFSQKLPPSKSLKKARKLSNRATKIISANRDKFEACQGTIVKMAETALLIYAKQMGQEYELHFICDVNSTIPEDGVCYCAHSCSYPFSHMNILARRKGSQNDQVPTLFFIQYSNSDEHMQDKAFLCCPISDPSKDAGRCYHCEYDGIKIIHPSSKSYLGRCTDFEEMARGESAVDAQGLAKKGQMNTLFDDTLEYEDSIYFDPAWDVDFRIFIDRTARDQARQEKLKKEQQPGRSVDYSWIDKLVYEDYLTRSPYLMY